Proteins encoded by one window of Tunturibacter psychrotolerans:
- a CDS encoding multicopper oxidase family protein gives MLSRRRLLQRGLTTAAGLTLSKTVPAMQQAMASPAQVRSGVRLKPYVDSLPVPPVIRATGKPRETIDIEMGQFQQKVHRDLPPTTLWGYNGSWPGPTIEARSGQPLSINWVSKLPTTHLLPIDHSIHGAESSLPAVRNVAHLHGACAMPDDDGYPEAWFTAQGEHGPHGPKFNPRPSSYPNCQPSTTLWYHDHCLGITRLNVYAGLAGFYLIRDEAEKALNLPQGEFEIPLMLQDRLFHRDGSLYYPKVVNGPKEHPIWIQEFYGDYNCVNGKVSPFLEVEPRKYRFRIVNAANARFYHLRLFISDATGKIQNDSFDVPAFQQIGTDGGLLPAPLQIRYLLIGPGERFDIVIDFADCEGKSFSLVNDAPAPYTMGGQYLPEDVLLFKVTKTPSGKDTSVVPEALVPFEPLVPTYATRERLLLVSEKERPSDGYVITGLLGNARWHEPITEDPKAGATEIWSFVNITGDVHPLHVHLVRFQVLNRQTFDVQTYQQTGKLVFTGKPMAPESNERPAHKDTIKSYPGYVTRVVMRFDLPHGAQMSPGDELLYVWHCHILEHEDNEMMRPYKVVV, from the coding sequence ATGCTAAGCAGACGTCGCCTTCTTCAGCGTGGCCTCACTACCGCTGCTGGCCTCACTCTCAGCAAAACGGTACCGGCGATGCAACAGGCTATGGCATCGCCCGCGCAGGTTCGCAGCGGAGTCAGACTCAAGCCGTATGTCGATTCTCTTCCCGTCCCGCCCGTTATCCGCGCGACGGGAAAACCGCGCGAAACCATTGATATTGAAATGGGCCAGTTTCAACAGAAGGTGCATCGAGACCTCCCTCCGACGACCCTCTGGGGATATAACGGTTCGTGGCCTGGTCCTACCATCGAAGCTCGGAGCGGCCAGCCTCTCAGTATTAACTGGGTTAGCAAGTTACCCACTACGCATTTGCTTCCCATCGATCATTCCATCCACGGCGCCGAGTCGTCTCTGCCTGCGGTCCGCAACGTTGCGCACCTCCACGGAGCCTGTGCGATGCCCGACGACGATGGTTACCCGGAAGCCTGGTTCACTGCGCAGGGCGAACACGGTCCTCATGGTCCAAAGTTCAATCCACGGCCGTCGTCTTATCCCAATTGCCAACCTTCCACAACGCTTTGGTATCACGACCATTGCCTTGGCATCACCCGATTGAACGTCTATGCAGGTCTGGCCGGCTTCTATCTCATTCGTGACGAAGCAGAGAAGGCGCTCAATCTGCCACAAGGCGAGTTCGAGATTCCCCTGATGCTGCAGGATCGCTTGTTCCATCGTGACGGCTCGCTCTATTACCCCAAGGTCGTCAATGGACCCAAAGAACACCCCATCTGGATTCAGGAGTTCTACGGCGACTATAACTGCGTCAACGGAAAAGTCTCACCGTTTCTGGAGGTTGAGCCGCGTAAATATCGATTCCGGATTGTCAACGCCGCAAATGCGCGCTTTTACCACCTTCGACTTTTCATCTCCGATGCAACCGGCAAGATACAGAACGACTCCTTCGATGTTCCGGCCTTTCAGCAGATCGGCACTGACGGCGGTCTCCTCCCGGCCCCTCTACAAATTCGCTACCTACTCATTGGACCGGGGGAACGGTTTGATATCGTCATCGACTTCGCCGATTGCGAAGGTAAATCCTTCTCGTTGGTTAACGATGCCCCTGCACCCTATACGATGGGCGGTCAATATCTTCCAGAAGACGTCTTGCTCTTCAAAGTGACCAAGACTCCCTCCGGCAAAGATACAAGCGTCGTACCTGAAGCTCTCGTTCCCTTTGAGCCGCTTGTCCCTACCTACGCGACCCGTGAGCGTCTTCTCCTGGTCTCAGAAAAAGAGCGACCGTCCGACGGCTATGTGATTACGGGCCTTCTCGGGAACGCACGCTGGCACGAGCCCATCACCGAAGATCCGAAGGCGGGTGCTACCGAGATCTGGTCCTTCGTCAACATCACTGGTGACGTTCATCCACTACACGTCCATCTTGTTAGGTTCCAGGTTTTGAATCGCCAGACCTTTGACGTGCAAACCTACCAGCAGACCGGCAAGCTAGTTTTCACGGGCAAGCCAATGGCTCCCGAAAGCAATGAGCGCCCCGCGCATAAGGACACCATCAAGTCTTACCCTGGTTACGTCACTCGTGTTGTTATGCGCTTTGACCTTCCCCACGGAGCGCAGATGTCGCCCGGCGACGAACTTCTCTACGTCTGGCACTGTCACATACTCGAGCACGAAGACAACGAGATGATGAGACCCTACAAAGTCGTGGTCTAG
- a CDS encoding glycosyltransferase family 2 protein gives MPRTTLSVAIITLNEEANLSRTLASVRFADELVVVDSGSTDRTLEIAKSFGAKVFAEPWKGFARQKNSAIEKCVGTWVLSLDADEELTAELQREISLMLEADATNVPPIDGYRLRLRHVFLGRWMRHGGYYPDLKLRLFRHLTSSGTACFTDRPVHESVQVAGRVETLKNDFLHHGYPDLNIYLEHMNRYSSLGGQIAAAKGKASRSWPAFCWNILLVPILTFVWNFIFRLGFLDGREGLLLHLYHSAYISWKYAKAWQRGSRAVRM, from the coding sequence ATGCCGAGGACGACACTTTCCGTAGCCATCATCACGCTCAATGAAGAGGCGAATCTCTCGCGGACCCTGGCCAGTGTGCGGTTTGCGGATGAACTGGTTGTGGTCGATTCAGGCTCTACGGACCGTACGTTGGAGATTGCGAAGTCGTTCGGCGCAAAAGTTTTCGCAGAGCCGTGGAAAGGGTTTGCAAGGCAGAAGAACTCTGCTATCGAAAAATGCGTCGGCACCTGGGTTCTTTCCCTGGACGCGGATGAAGAGTTAACGGCCGAGCTTCAGAGAGAGATTAGCCTTATGCTTGAAGCCGATGCTACGAACGTGCCCCCAATAGATGGCTATCGGCTTCGGCTGAGGCATGTCTTTCTCGGACGCTGGATGCGGCACGGAGGTTACTACCCAGATCTGAAGCTGCGCTTGTTTCGCCACCTGACTTCTTCTGGCACTGCTTGCTTTACTGATCGACCGGTGCACGAATCGGTTCAGGTCGCGGGAAGGGTGGAGACATTGAAAAATGACTTCCTCCATCACGGCTATCCTGACCTGAATATTTATCTGGAGCATATGAACCGATACAGCAGCCTCGGTGGTCAAATCGCCGCCGCCAAAGGGAAAGCTAGTCGTTCGTGGCCGGCTTTCTGCTGGAACATCCTTCTGGTTCCGATTCTGACATTTGTCTGGAACTTTATCTTTCGTCTCGGATTTCTGGATGGACGTGAAGGGCTGTTGCTCCACCTTTATCATTCGGCCTACATCAGCTGGAAATATGCGAAGGCATGGCAGCGTGGGAGCCGCGCCGTCAGAATGTAA
- a CDS encoding ArnT family glycosyltransferase yields MTGFHDQEKNSSFRAPWSIFWIGSLIRVAYITLAHTYRIRVSEDHLQFGWEMGRIARALVTGFGYADPFTGHSGPTAWVPPLYPLLLAGVFKVFGVYTAKSAWVILSINSIFSAATSLLIYEIAARCFQTSGRAHKIAIWSAWLWALYPAAMQYAVHWVWDMALTAFLFSAVIVLALRVRSIGEDHPGANPQTLLRWSLFGLFWGMIALLNSTILLFLPVCGVWMLLGVAKEKGALSPAIGKSILAAIIFLACLIPWMVRNEKVFHAFIPIRGNLGAELHDSVLDSYNGFTVGTRVPVCDVCPDYLEYKSMGEYAYVRREGELAREHIRTHKLRFFELALKRFYFYWVSVPKPVEKGVLNEAFRVLNYSFVSFAALLGLALALKQRIPGANLFAWAFVLLPLTYYFVTVQARFRHPLEPLMTILAVYLFQSATRSSPVT; encoded by the coding sequence ATGACAGGTTTTCATGACCAGGAGAAAAATTCTTCCTTTCGCGCGCCGTGGTCTATCTTCTGGATCGGGTCGCTGATTCGCGTCGCTTATATTACGTTGGCCCACACTTATCGCATTCGCGTCTCGGAAGATCACCTGCAGTTCGGCTGGGAGATGGGACGCATCGCGCGCGCGCTGGTGACTGGCTTCGGCTACGCGGACCCCTTCACGGGTCACTCCGGACCGACCGCGTGGGTACCGCCCCTGTATCCGCTGTTGCTTGCTGGCGTCTTCAAGGTGTTCGGTGTCTACACGGCGAAGTCAGCTTGGGTGATCCTTAGTATCAACAGCATCTTCTCTGCTGCGACTTCCCTTCTGATTTATGAGATCGCTGCCAGATGTTTTCAGACTAGCGGTCGAGCACATAAGATCGCCATTTGGTCGGCGTGGCTCTGGGCTCTCTATCCTGCGGCGATGCAATATGCGGTTCACTGGGTTTGGGACATGGCCCTTACGGCGTTTCTGTTCTCGGCTGTCATTGTTCTTGCCCTGCGTGTGCGAAGCATCGGGGAAGACCATCCGGGGGCTAATCCTCAGACTCTTCTTCGGTGGTCGCTCTTTGGGCTGTTCTGGGGCATGATTGCTTTACTCAACTCGACGATTCTTCTCTTTCTTCCAGTCTGTGGCGTCTGGATGTTGCTGGGGGTTGCAAAGGAAAAGGGTGCACTCAGTCCTGCCATCGGCAAATCAATCCTTGCCGCAATTATTTTCCTCGCCTGCCTCATCCCGTGGATGGTGCGAAATGAGAAGGTCTTTCACGCGTTCATTCCGATTCGCGGAAACCTGGGCGCGGAGCTGCACGACTCCGTGCTTGACTCCTATAACGGATTCACCGTTGGTACTCGGGTGCCTGTCTGCGATGTTTGCCCCGATTATCTCGAATACAAGAGTATGGGCGAGTATGCCTACGTCCGGCGTGAAGGCGAGCTTGCGCGCGAACACATCCGTACTCACAAACTGCGTTTCTTCGAGCTTGCCCTGAAGCGCTTCTACTTCTACTGGGTCAGCGTCCCCAAGCCGGTCGAAAAAGGGGTCCTGAACGAAGCTTTCCGTGTTCTCAACTACAGCTTCGTGAGTTTCGCTGCACTTCTCGGACTTGCGCTTGCGCTAAAGCAAAGGATCCCAGGTGCCAACCTCTTTGCCTGGGCCTTCGTGCTTCTCCCACTTACTTATTACTTTGTTACTGTTCAGGCCCGCTTTCGCCATCCGCTCGAGCCCCTGATGACCATCCTAGCGGTCTATCTCTTTCAATCTGCTACACGCTCCAGCCCTGTAACTTGA
- a CDS encoding O-methyltransferase, whose protein sequence is MGLFSKKLKQEHKVMLQHDRAAGTLQPESHRATPECPHPEHWSMIDSMTAELEVLEFLATLVTTIKPRLVVETGSFLGVSTEWIARGLERNGFGKVISCEFDPVVYARAKERLEASPLRPWVELRNESSLEMKVNGRIDLFFSDSDMPIREQEVKRFLPQINPDGLILMHDASSHHKVVRDAAKSMESEGLLSVVFLPTPRGLVVAQPRAGRS, encoded by the coding sequence ATGGGATTATTCAGTAAGAAACTAAAACAGGAACATAAGGTCATGCTCCAGCATGATCGCGCCGCCGGTACACTTCAACCTGAATCGCACCGCGCCACTCCAGAATGCCCCCATCCCGAGCATTGGAGCATGATCGATTCGATGACTGCCGAACTCGAGGTTCTTGAATTCCTTGCGACGCTTGTGACAACCATTAAGCCGCGCCTGGTCGTTGAAACTGGCTCTTTTCTCGGAGTTTCCACCGAATGGATCGCGAGGGGTCTCGAGCGCAACGGCTTCGGCAAGGTTATCAGCTGCGAGTTCGACCCGGTCGTCTATGCGCGCGCAAAAGAACGTCTCGAAGCGTCTCCGCTCAGGCCGTGGGTTGAGCTCCGCAATGAGTCCAGCCTCGAGATGAAGGTCAATGGCCGCATTGATCTTTTTTTCTCCGACTCCGATATGCCGATTCGCGAACAAGAGGTCAAACGCTTCCTTCCTCAGATCAACCCGGACGGCCTCATCCTGATGCATGACGCCAGTTCGCACCACAAGGTCGTCCGTGACGCGGCGAAATCGATGGAGTCGGAGGGCCTTCTCTCGGTCGTTTTTCTGCCTACACCCCGAGGGCTTGTCGTTGCCCAGCCTCGCGCCGGCCGCAGCTAA
- a CDS encoding MIP/aquaporin family protein produces the protein MSKTFVGQLISEAMAMFIVIAFGDSVAAMYTLYSPSPYQQAYWGVCIAWGLAVTISIYTTASVSGCHGNPAVTLALAVYRGFSWRKVLPYCLAQITGAFLGAGVVYTLFAPVIDNFNLTNHLTRAAGGAAGVFFTHPGLAVTPMHAFGDEIILTAFLIFGIFAITEQYNEMAPGANFGALMIGFLVALIGASMGYLEAWALNPARDFGPRLFCFLAGWGPAALPSPQSYWWIPIVAPLLGAIVGGGAYQTLIRPFLPAREKALLEAAKA, from the coding sequence ATGAGCAAGACGTTTGTGGGGCAACTGATATCAGAAGCAATGGCGATGTTTATTGTCATTGCGTTCGGCGACTCGGTCGCGGCAATGTACACGCTCTATAGCCCGAGCCCCTACCAGCAGGCGTATTGGGGAGTCTGCATCGCGTGGGGATTGGCCGTCACGATATCGATCTACACAACCGCGTCGGTGAGTGGCTGCCACGGCAATCCGGCGGTTACACTCGCGCTCGCGGTATATCGTGGATTCTCCTGGCGCAAGGTGCTTCCATATTGTCTCGCGCAAATTACCGGAGCCTTTCTCGGCGCAGGCGTTGTGTATACGCTGTTCGCCCCCGTAATCGACAACTTCAACTTGACCAACCATCTCACCCGAGCCGCCGGTGGCGCTGCGGGGGTCTTTTTCACACACCCCGGCCTCGCAGTTACGCCGATGCATGCCTTTGGCGACGAGATCATTCTCACCGCATTCCTGATCTTCGGTATCTTCGCGATCACCGAACAGTACAACGAGATGGCCCCGGGCGCCAACTTCGGAGCATTGATGATCGGCTTCCTGGTCGCTCTCATTGGCGCATCGATGGGCTATCTGGAGGCATGGGCTCTGAATCCCGCGCGCGACTTTGGACCCAGGCTGTTCTGCTTTCTTGCTGGCTGGGGTCCCGCAGCGCTGCCTTCGCCACAGAGCTACTGGTGGATACCTATTGTCGCACCGCTGTTAGGCGCAATCGTTGGGGGCGGAGCCTATCAAACTCTTATCCGGCCCTTCTTGCCGGCCCGAGAAAAAGCCCTGCTCGAAGCAGCGAAGGCGTAG
- the glpK gene encoding glycerol kinase GlpK, with the protein MKYVLSLDQGTTSSRAILFDHDGQIAGTASHEFPQIYPNSGWVEHDPFDILTSQLSSAVEVLGKAVVRPRDVISLGITNQRETTIIWDRETGKPVYNAIVWQDSRTGALMKRLANDGVEETVRQKTGLLLSPYFSASKVAWILENVAGARSRAEAGKLAFGTVDSWLVWNLTSGKRHITDRTNASRTLLYNIVEDRWDDDLLKLFNIPKSLLPEVVWSNEEVGQVTTSLGLGEVEITGIAGDQQSALFGQLCVSPGDAKNTYGTGCFLLQHAGGSFTLSSHRLITTLACSTERKLAYALEGSIFIGGAVVQWLRDNMKFFRRSSEVEAIAASVPDSDGVVFVPAFTGLGAPYWDAQARGLIIGLQRGTQIAHIARAAIESIAFQVADVLQVMDSDTKDPFTELRVDGGAAANDDLMQFQADLLGVPVRRPAVLETTALGAAYLAGLSSGFWSSIDELKAHRKADTIFEPKTDKKQMQKLQENWREAVERSRHWNKESK; encoded by the coding sequence ATGAAGTACGTACTCTCGCTTGACCAAGGAACGACGAGTTCCCGCGCCATCCTTTTCGACCATGACGGGCAAATCGCGGGGACTGCTTCGCACGAATTTCCGCAGATCTACCCCAACAGTGGTTGGGTTGAACACGATCCCTTCGACATTCTCACCTCGCAGCTCAGTTCAGCAGTCGAAGTACTAGGCAAAGCGGTGGTCCGTCCGCGAGACGTAATCTCGCTCGGTATCACCAACCAGCGGGAGACTACGATCATATGGGACCGCGAGACGGGCAAGCCCGTTTACAACGCTATCGTCTGGCAGGACAGCCGTACTGGTGCCCTGATGAAAAGACTCGCCAACGATGGCGTTGAAGAGACCGTTCGTCAGAAGACCGGACTTCTGTTGAGCCCGTACTTCTCCGCAAGTAAGGTCGCATGGATTCTCGAGAACGTCGCCGGAGCGCGCTCTCGGGCCGAGGCAGGAAAACTGGCCTTCGGGACCGTCGATAGCTGGCTTGTGTGGAATCTGACCAGCGGAAAGCGGCACATTACGGATCGCACAAACGCTTCGCGCACTCTGCTCTACAACATCGTTGAAGACCGATGGGACGACGATCTGCTGAAGCTCTTCAACATTCCGAAAAGTCTTTTGCCCGAAGTCGTCTGGTCTAACGAAGAGGTCGGACAGGTGACAACCTCGCTTGGCCTTGGCGAAGTGGAGATCACGGGCATCGCAGGGGATCAGCAATCGGCGCTGTTCGGACAACTCTGCGTCTCTCCCGGCGACGCGAAAAACACCTACGGGACGGGTTGTTTTTTGCTGCAGCACGCGGGCGGCAGTTTTACGCTTTCAAGCCACCGTTTGATCACAACGCTGGCATGCAGCACGGAAAGAAAACTTGCCTACGCCCTCGAAGGCAGCATCTTCATCGGCGGAGCTGTGGTGCAGTGGCTTCGGGACAACATGAAGTTTTTCCGCAGGTCGTCCGAGGTCGAGGCAATTGCCGCCTCAGTGCCCGATTCCGATGGCGTGGTCTTCGTCCCTGCGTTTACAGGTCTTGGCGCTCCATACTGGGATGCGCAGGCAAGAGGTCTGATCATCGGTCTACAACGAGGCACTCAAATCGCCCATATCGCCCGGGCGGCAATAGAGAGCATTGCCTTTCAGGTTGCGGACGTTCTTCAGGTAATGGACTCCGATACAAAAGATCCATTCACCGAACTTCGTGTCGACGGAGGCGCCGCCGCCAACGACGATCTAATGCAATTTCAGGCAGACCTGCTGGGCGTACCGGTTCGCCGTCCTGCTGTCCTCGAAACTACTGCCCTCGGCGCCGCCTATCTAGCCGGTCTCTCCAGCGGATTCTGGAGTAGCATCGACGAGTTGAAGGCACATCGCAAAGCTGACACCATCTTCGAGCCAAAGACAGACAAAAAACAGATGCAAAAGCTACAGGAGAATTGGAGAGAAGCCGTCGAACGTTCTCGCCATTGGAACAAGGAGAGCAAATGA
- a CDS encoding glycerol-3-phosphate dehydrogenase/oxidase gives MNRDDMVARVRNRKEPWDIVVIGGGATGAGVAVDAASRGYDVLLLEREDFGKGTSSRATKLVHGGVRYLEQGNVSLVMEALKERGILLRNAPHIVKDLKFIVPNYSWWEAPFYGIGMKVYDFLAGKYSFGASKVLSLEETLKLLPTIRQDGLRGGVMYHDGQFDDTRLLINLMTTAAEHGATLLNYAGVVELKKDDGGFIQGVAAIDGESGERFEIAARSVVNATGIFTDEIRRLAEPTVQQMMVPSQGIHLVFDRSFLVGDTALLVPQTDDGRVLFAVPWHNRTLVGTTDTPIESVSYEPLPFEEEIEFVLETAGRYLSHKPTREDILSVYVGIRPLVKAAGAGDGKTSSLSRDYTIHIDHSGLLTIVGGKWTTYRHMAEDCVDHATTLGRLEEKPCVTATMHIHGYHQHPEELGSLSVYGADAAAIQQLSKENPELAKPLHSDLPYIAAEVVWAARNEMSRTLDDALARRTRALLLNARAAIQVAPVVASLLATELGKDATWAAEQVKIFSAMAAQYIPQGTKYPAIRPLVSA, from the coding sequence ATGAATCGCGATGATATGGTGGCTCGTGTACGCAATCGGAAAGAACCGTGGGACATTGTCGTGATCGGAGGAGGAGCGACGGGTGCCGGAGTTGCCGTCGACGCAGCGTCACGTGGCTACGATGTACTGCTCCTGGAGCGTGAAGACTTCGGCAAAGGGACCTCCAGCCGTGCCACAAAGCTGGTTCACGGTGGTGTCCGCTATCTCGAGCAGGGAAACGTCTCGCTCGTGATGGAGGCCCTAAAAGAGCGGGGGATTCTCCTCCGAAATGCTCCGCACATCGTGAAGGACCTAAAATTCATCGTCCCAAACTATTCATGGTGGGAAGCTCCCTTCTACGGAATCGGGATGAAAGTGTACGACTTCCTCGCAGGCAAATACAGCTTTGGTGCATCCAAAGTGCTCTCTCTCGAAGAGACGCTGAAGCTGCTGCCAACGATCCGTCAGGACGGCCTGCGCGGTGGTGTGATGTATCACGATGGGCAGTTTGATGACACACGCCTGCTGATCAATCTGATGACGACCGCCGCCGAACACGGGGCGACCCTGTTGAACTATGCAGGTGTCGTTGAGTTGAAGAAGGATGATGGTGGCTTCATTCAAGGGGTAGCTGCGATTGATGGCGAAAGCGGAGAGCGTTTTGAAATCGCGGCCCGTTCAGTGGTGAATGCGACAGGCATCTTCACCGACGAAATCCGTCGACTCGCCGAGCCGACGGTCCAACAGATGATGGTTCCCAGCCAGGGCATTCATCTCGTGTTCGACCGCTCTTTCTTAGTCGGCGACACGGCGCTTCTCGTGCCTCAGACCGATGATGGCCGTGTCCTGTTCGCCGTTCCCTGGCACAACCGAACTCTAGTCGGCACTACCGACACACCGATCGAATCGGTCTCCTATGAACCGCTCCCCTTCGAAGAAGAAATCGAATTCGTCCTCGAGACCGCCGGTCGCTATCTTAGCCACAAGCCCACCCGCGAAGATATTCTCAGCGTATATGTAGGAATCCGGCCGCTGGTCAAGGCCGCCGGAGCCGGCGATGGAAAAACCTCCTCTCTCTCGCGCGACTACACGATTCACATTGACCACTCCGGTCTTCTCACGATCGTTGGAGGCAAGTGGACTACCTATCGGCATATGGCAGAGGATTGCGTCGACCATGCCACCACCCTTGGCCGACTTGAGGAGAAACCCTGTGTCACGGCTACCATGCACATTCACGGCTACCATCAACACCCTGAAGAACTCGGAAGTCTATCCGTGTATGGTGCAGATGCTGCAGCGATTCAACAACTGTCCAAAGAGAATCCTGAACTCGCCAAACCCCTGCATTCTGATCTGCCCTACATTGCGGCAGAGGTCGTCTGGGCCGCACGCAACGAGATGTCTCGCACCCTGGATGACGCTTTGGCGCGGCGCACTCGTGCTCTCCTGTTGAACGCACGCGCTGCAATCCAGGTAGCGCCTGTGGTCGCGTCTCTACTCGCCACGGAACTCGGAAAGGACGCCACGTGGGCCGCGGAGCAGGTGAAAATCTTTAGCGCGATGGCCGCTCAGTACATACCACAGGGTACAAAATATCCGGCCATCCGCCCTTTGGTCTCAGCTTAG
- a CDS encoding GRP family sugar transporter produces the protein MFQPQTYAVALSLMLVTMVCWGSWANTMKLCPGYRFQLFYWDYVIGLILAALIWGFTLGSMGGVGRPFVADLLAADSSHIALAVTGGILFNVANLLLVAAIEIAGLAVAFPVGIGLALVVGAISSYIISPSGNALMLFGGIALVVGAIVLDAMAYRMRETERRSLSMRGFIICVAAGLLMGSFYPFVSRSMLGEGAPGPYAVAIFFTIGVALCAVPFNYLLMRKPLDKSEPVSMSGYSAARGSWHLWGILGGVIWCTGATFNFVASRAHIVGPAVSYSIGQGATMISAAWGVFIWKEFATAPARAKTYLFWMFVLFLCGLSAIALAPIY, from the coding sequence TTGTTTCAGCCCCAAACTTATGCGGTTGCTCTTTCGTTGATGCTCGTCACAATGGTCTGCTGGGGTTCGTGGGCCAACACAATGAAATTGTGTCCGGGCTACCGGTTCCAACTCTTCTACTGGGACTATGTGATCGGGTTGATCCTGGCCGCACTGATTTGGGGCTTTACGCTGGGAAGTATGGGAGGCGTCGGCAGGCCCTTCGTCGCCGACCTACTGGCTGCGGATTCCTCCCACATCGCGCTTGCGGTGACCGGAGGGATTCTCTTTAATGTTGCCAATTTGCTGCTGGTCGCCGCCATTGAGATCGCCGGTCTGGCCGTTGCATTTCCCGTTGGAATCGGGCTTGCACTTGTTGTAGGGGCTATCAGCAGTTACATCATTTCGCCAAGCGGCAATGCGTTGATGCTCTTTGGCGGCATCGCGCTCGTCGTGGGAGCGATTGTTCTTGACGCGATGGCGTACCGGATGCGCGAGACGGAGAGGAGATCACTGAGCATGCGCGGGTTCATCATCTGCGTGGCTGCGGGCCTCTTGATGGGGAGCTTCTATCCCTTTGTCTCACGATCCATGTTGGGCGAGGGCGCTCCTGGCCCCTATGCTGTGGCCATCTTCTTCACGATCGGCGTAGCGCTTTGCGCGGTTCCCTTCAACTACCTATTGATGCGCAAACCGCTGGATAAAAGCGAGCCGGTTTCGATGAGTGGGTACTCTGCGGCGCGCGGATCGTGGCATCTTTGGGGGATCCTCGGCGGAGTGATCTGGTGTACGGGTGCAACCTTCAACTTTGTGGCGTCGCGTGCACATATCGTAGGGCCAGCGGTTTCTTATTCGATCGGTCAGGGGGCAACTATGATCTCTGCCGCTTGGGGAGTATTCATCTGGAAGGAATTTGCAACCGCGCCCGCTCGAGCCAAAACATACTTGTTTTGGATGTTTGTTCTGTTCCTCTGCGGATTGAGTGCGATTGCGCTCGCTCCTATTTATTGA
- the rbsK gene encoding ribokinase — MSVEKRGVVVVGSINMDLVAYTARIPTEGETVIGTSFQTHHGGKGANQAVAVARLGSPVAMIGRIGDDVFGVQLREHLEDAGVNVDGVSTSRCSSGVAVIVVSEAGENCIVITPGANALLTPEDLDANIEVLRGAGIVLTQLEIPTETVQHLATICEREGVPLILDPAPATQLPEGLLDKVDWFTPNETEATFFIGNGAANLNEPAVMAQTLLAKGTRGVVLKLGSRGAYLASADGLGARLEPFTVQAVDTTAAGDAFNGAFATALLMKKDPVESARFATAAAALSVTRPGAQTSMPRMAEVEQILAVFGANKL, encoded by the coding sequence ATGTCCGTTGAAAAGAGGGGAGTAGTCGTGGTGGGGAGCATCAACATGGATCTCGTCGCGTACACAGCGCGGATTCCCACCGAGGGAGAGACCGTCATCGGAACATCCTTCCAGACTCATCACGGAGGGAAAGGGGCAAATCAAGCGGTTGCTGTAGCGCGTCTGGGGTCTCCGGTCGCGATGATTGGACGAATCGGAGATGATGTCTTCGGTGTGCAGCTGAGGGAGCACCTAGAAGATGCGGGCGTGAATGTCGACGGTGTCTCGACTTCTCGATGCAGCTCGGGTGTTGCCGTGATCGTAGTGTCTGAAGCGGGGGAGAACTGCATCGTGATCACCCCGGGCGCAAATGCACTGCTGACGCCTGAAGATTTGGATGCGAACATCGAGGTCCTGAGAGGCGCCGGGATCGTGCTGACTCAATTGGAGATTCCGACCGAGACAGTTCAACATCTGGCGACGATCTGCGAGCGTGAGGGCGTGCCGCTGATTCTCGATCCGGCGCCTGCGACGCAATTGCCAGAAGGACTTCTCGACAAGGTGGATTGGTTTACTCCGAATGAGACGGAGGCCACATTCTTCATCGGGAACGGAGCGGCCAACCTTAACGAACCTGCGGTGATGGCGCAGACTTTATTGGCCAAGGGTACTAGAGGAGTAGTCCTAAAGCTCGGATCTCGTGGCGCCTATCTTGCATCGGCCGACGGACTAGGTGCTCGCCTCGAGCCCTTCACGGTTCAGGCGGTGGATACAACGGCTGCGGGAGACGCTTTCAATGGTGCGTTCGCGACGGCTCTGCTGATGAAAAAAGATCCGGTCGAAAGCGCACGCTTCGCAACCGCTGCCGCAGCACTTTCGGTGACGCGGCCAGGAGCTCAAACCTCCATGCCGCGAATGGCCGAAGTAGAACAGATACTGGCGGTCTTCGGAGCGAACAAGTTATAG
- a CDS encoding single-stranded DNA-binding protein, protein MAKGVNKVFLLGNVGKDPEIRSTTGGMTVASFSLATADRQKDAQGNWADKTEWHNIVCFQRTAEVVRDYVKKGSQILVEGKIQTRSWDDKTSGEKKYKTEILVNELTLLGGKPAGEGASSGGYSKSNTASYDQRAPSSQPDYADVGITDDDIPF, encoded by the coding sequence ATGGCAAAGGGCGTCAATAAAGTCTTCCTCCTCGGCAACGTCGGCAAAGACCCCGAGATTCGTTCCACCACCGGCGGCATGACCGTCGCCAGCTTCTCTCTGGCCACCGCCGACCGGCAGAAAGATGCTCAGGGCAACTGGGCAGACAAGACCGAGTGGCACAATATCGTCTGCTTCCAGCGCACCGCCGAGGTCGTCCGCGACTACGTCAAAAAGGGCTCGCAGATCCTCGTCGAAGGCAAGATCCAGACCCGCTCCTGGGACGACAAAACCAGCGGCGAGAAGAAGTACAAGACCGAGATCCTCGTCAACGAACTCACCCTCCTCGGCGGAAAACCGGCTGGCGAAGGCGCCTCCAGCGGCGGCTACTCCAAATCCAACACGGCCAGCTACGACCAGCGCGCCCCATCCAGCCAGCCCGACTACGCAGACGTAGGCATCACTGACGACGACATCCCCTTCTAG